ATCCTGGTGGTGCCGGCTCACGCTGCGGAGCATGTCAAGAAGCTGCCGGGCGTCCTTCACGTATCCGAGGATGGCGAGGTAAAGGCGTTCGCAGTTAGAGTCTCGCTAACCCAGCCGCCGCAGACAATGCCGTGGGGCGTGGACTACATTGACGCTGAGCAGGTGTGGTCGATAACGAAGGGCTTCGTAGACGTCAACGGCGATGGTGATTCCGAGATCGAGGTTGCCGTGATAGACTCTGGTGTTGACCTAGACCACCCAGACCTCGCCGATAACATCAAGTGGTGCGTAGCGGTGCTCAACGGCAGGATAAGCAACAGATGCTCCGATGTGAACGGCCATGGTACGCACGTGACCGGCACGATAGCCGCGCTTGACAACGAGATAGGCGTTGTCGGCGTCGCGCCAGAGGTCGAGATCTACATGATCAAGGCCCTCAAGAACTCTGGGAGTGGCTCCTGGAGCGACCTCATAATAGCCATTGACCTCGCCGTGAGAGGCCCAGACGGCGTGATAGACGCTGACGGCGACGGTGTGATTGTCGGTGACCCTGAGGACGACGCGCCAGAAGTCATAAGCATGAGCCTCGGTGGTTACGATCCACCACCAGAGCTCCAGGAGGTCATAGCGGCAGCCTACAGCTACGGGATCGTGATCGTCGCGGCGGCGGGCAACGAGGGTCTAGACACGCCAGCCTACCCAGCAGCATACCCCGAGGTCATAGCGGTGGGCGCCATCGATGAGAACGCCACGGTGCCAGACTGGAGCAACCGCAACCCAGAGGTAACAGCCCCAGGCGTCGACATACTCAGCACATACCCCGACGACAGCTACGCGGTGCTAAGCGGCACTAGCATGGCCACCCCACACGTGAGCGGCACAGTCGCGCTAATCCAGGCAGCCAGGCTCGCCCAGGGCCTACCACTACTACCACCAGGCACAGAGGACGACCTAACCACAGACACCGTGAGAGGCATCCTACACCTAACAGCGGTCGACCTCGGAGACCCCGGCTACGACACGCTATACGGCTACGGCGTGATCAACGCCTACGATGCGGTGTTAACCGCACTAAACAGCTAGACACGCATAAGAAACGGCAGTGATAGTCACACCTCTCTTTTTAATAAGCCTCTCTCCTTCCTCCGCCTCTCCAGCCATCCTCCGGTAGACATTCTCCAGTTTCCCGCCGATAGAAGCGCGATGGCACCAGGTGAGCAGGTGGCGAGAGAAGAACGACAGGTTTGGGAAACATACGCCTAATACACCTAGATGTAGCCCAGTGCGCGCAGCCTCTCCTTAACCTTCTCCTCATCCTCCTTGCTCATGCTCGCCTCTCCAGGCCCGGCTACCGCCTCCAGAGCCTCGCTAACCACGAACTCAATGAACTCCTCCACGGACTTAAAACCAGCCTTATCGAGCACACTCTCTATCCTCTTGACAAGCTCCTCTGAAAGCTCTACACAACGCTTCGCCATGGGCCGCACCATGTATAGACACATACGTCGCTAGTTTAAACATGTATGGCCAACCGGCATCCAGAGCTAATCAAGGGTTAGTATCTAGAACTGTTTTCACCTGCTGCTGGTTATCGAGCCGTTCGAGGCTGTGCGTAGTCGTGAGCGGCGAGTATGCAGCTCTGCTTAAAGAACGTGCGAGAGTGTTTCGTAGTATAGCGAGGCGGTTGATAGAAGAGGCGAGTTACGATATAGCCGTGTTCGCCCTCGAGCAGGCAGCACAGCTACGCGTCAAGTGTAGCCTCTCGAGGCTATTTGGAGATGCTCCAAGGATACACGGGCTTCGTGAACTCATCGGGTTGTTGTCTGCAAGACTCGCCGAGGCTGGCTTTCGAGAGGAGGCTGAACGATTGAGGCGTTTCGCTGCCGACAATAGGGGTCTTCTCTGGCTCCTCGAAGAGGCGTATACAATGGCCAGGTATGGGAGGAGGAGGTATACGCGAACCGAGGCTATAGAGCTGGATAAGCTTGTGGATGCCCTGTGGCAGATACTGGAGTGGGTGGAGTCTCGTGTCTACAGCGAGATTCATGATAGAGAGGCTTAGGAGGCTTCTTGCATGGAGGCGTTACGCTGCGATAGTCGCTGAGGCGGCCCGCGAGGCGCTCGGAGAGGTAGAGGTGTATGTTATCGGCGGGGCAGCCGAAGGGAGACTAACCGCGCTCAGCGACCTAGACGTGCTGCTGGTGTTGCCTTGGGAGCCTAGACCCGAGGAGCACGGGAGGATATCACGCATGGTGTACGAGAAGGCTGTGGAGAAGGGCCTGCCGTGGGACTACCCGTTGAACCTTCACATAGCGGGGCCCGAGTCGAGGAGAGAATACGAGAGGCTGGCGAAGCGCATGATAAGGATACTCTAGGGTCTCCTAGGCCGGCGCCATCGCGTGCCCAGATGCGGCTCTCACGGCTGGACTATGATCCTGATGTTCTCCGGTTTCAATGCCTCCCTGAACGCCTCCTCTATCCTCGCGAGAGGGTACCTGCCAGATATGTACTCCTTCACGGAGACTATCCCCCTCGCGATTGCATCCAGTGCCTTGCGGAACACGTGCGGGTATAGCCACGAGCCCGTGACGGTCACCTCCCTCCTAACGACTAGATCCACGAGCAACCTAGCCTCCCTACCATAGGCTCCCACCACGACGATCCTACCTCTCTTACCCACGAGCATAAGCGCATGCCTCAACGCGTCCACAGACCCCGAGGTCTCTATCACAACGTCGAACCTCCCCAGCCTCCTCTCGGCGCCATCTCCCAACGCCTCCATATCCCTGGGCGAGAGCGTCTCGTGAGCTCCGAGCCTCTCTGCGAGCCTACGCTTAGACTCCACGGGCTCCACAACAACAACCCTATCGGCGCCAGAGAGCCTGGCCAACTGTAAAGCCGAGAGACCTATAGCACCGGCACCAAAGACCAGCACGTTATCGCCTATGCCCACCCCCGCCCTCCTGACAGCGTGGAGTGCCACGGCCACCGGGACGGTGAGACAAGCCTCCTCGAGGCTGAGGCCCGCAGGGACCCTATGGACAGCGTACGCGGGTACCTTGACATACTCGGCAAGACCACCATCACTATTGACTCCGAGGACCTTCACCTGCTCGCATAGGGTGTAGAGACCCCTCCTGCAGTACACGCACTTGCCGCAGTAGAGCACCGGCTCTACCACAACCTTCTCGCCTCTCGAAACCCCCTCAACCTCATCGCCCACCTCCACTACTACACCGCTAAACTCCTGGCCCAATACGATAGGCAACCTCGTCTTCACAACACCCTTGTATATCCTGACATCGGTGCCGCTAAGCGCGCAGCTAGCCACCCTCACCAGGACGCTCCTAGAGTCCAGCTTGGGCACCTCAACCTCTCTCAAAACGATGGAGAACGGCTCCTGGAGAACAGCTATCCTCATTCTCGTCAAAACCGTGGCACCCGGGGTTTCTCACCACCCGCCAGTGGTGAACCCGGGAGAAAACGCTTCCCACGCGCCTCGAGGGTGCGGGCACCCCCTTCATTGCCCGGTGCCGGTGCTAGCCTCTCGCCACAGCCTCTCGAAGAACTCCACGTGGGCCCTCACAAGGTCCCTGTTAGTGCTGTACAGTGCAATCATCTCCCTCCCGGGGTTCAAGACTATCAGTATCTCCTCGTCATCGACTATCATCATCGACGAGTATGTGAAGGGGTACCTCCGGTAGGCTATCCCGTACCTCTCGAACACCTCGATACACTTCTCCGTCAGCTCGCCTAGGACGAGCAGCCTAACCCCCCTCCTGGCCAGATGCTCTATCGCTGGGAGACAGTTTATCACTAGGAACGGCCTATAGCCGGCCACCCTTACGCTCCTAGAGGCCCTGCCCAGTATCTCAGCCGCCTTGCTCCTAACCGCCGCCTCGCCCCTGATTATCACAGTGTCTAGGGCTCCCCTCGAAGACCCGTATGGCTCGACGCTGGCGAGCTTCTCCACTAGCGCGTCAGCCAGCCTCCTCTTCCTGTCAAGCTCCTCCCTAAACCGGGCCTCGAGGTAGCCGACGAGGTTGCTCAGCGCCAGCCTAGGCTCAACCGCCTTGTACAACTTAGGCCTCTGATGGATAACCATCACTAGGCCCTTCTCCTCGAGCGAGGATAGCACGTCATACACCCTCGTCAGTGGTATCCTCGCGGCCTCCGCTACCGTGGAGGCTGGAGCCTCCCCCAGCCTAAGGAGCGCTATGTACGCGCGCGCCTCGTACCTATTGAGCCCCAGCTCGATCAGCTCGCTTACCAGCTGCTCCTCCACGCCACGTCCACCCGCTGACGGCTTGGACCCTTCCTGCATCGGTTCTCTCGCAGCACGCCTCAGCAAGCCTATATCGCTCTCATTTCACCACTATCGAGTGGTGAAGAACGAGTGCTGTATATAGTGGACGCCCACACCCATGCTCACTTCCTACCAGACCGTGACCTAGAGCTCATGTACTTGGCTGGCGTGAGGGAGCTAGTCATTTGCAGCTTTGTCCCACTCGCCAGGCGCGCGGAGACACTCATGGATCATTTC
The Pyrolobus fumarii 1A DNA segment above includes these coding regions:
- a CDS encoding S8 family peptidase, with protein sequence MGRLVANLLALTLLALLILPSLAPVATAVSYKTLIVKIDRAKFDPERVKGLGGRVVYVAQLAPVAILVVPAHAAEHVKKLPGVLHVSEDGEVKAFAVRVSLTQPPQTMPWGVDYIDAEQVWSITKGFVDVNGDGDSEIEVAVIDSGVDLDHPDLADNIKWCVAVLNGRISNRCSDVNGHGTHVTGTIAALDNEIGVVGVAPEVEIYMIKALKNSGSGSWSDLIIAIDLAVRGPDGVIDADGDGVIVGDPEDDAPEVISMSLGGYDPPPELQEVIAAAYSYGIVIVAAAGNEGLDTPAYPAAYPEVIAVGAIDENATVPDWSNRNPEVTAPGVDILSTYPDDSYAVLSGTSMATPHVSGTVALIQAARLAQGLPLLPPGTEDDLTTDTVRGILHLTAVDLGDPGYDTLYGYGVINAYDAVLTALNS
- a CDS encoding nucleotidyltransferase domain-containing protein, which translates into the protein MSTARFMIERLRRLLAWRRYAAIVAEAAREALGEVEVYVIGGAAEGRLTALSDLDVLLVLPWEPRPEEHGRISRMVYEKAVEKGLPWDYPLNLHIAGPESRREYERLAKRMIRIL
- a CDS encoding CopG family transcriptional regulator, which translates into the protein MAKRCVELSEELVKRIESVLDKAGFKSVEEFIEFVVSEALEAVAGPGEASMSKEDEEKVKERLRALGYI
- a CDS encoding HEPN domain-containing protein, producing MSGEYAALLKERARVFRSIARRLIEEASYDIAVFALEQAAQLRVKCSLSRLFGDAPRIHGLRELIGLLSARLAEAGFREEAERLRRFAADNRGLLWLLEEAYTMARYGRRRYTRTEAIELDKLVDALWQILEWVESRVYSEIHDREA
- a CDS encoding zinc-dependent alcohol dehydrogenase, whose product is MRIAVLQEPFSIVLREVEVPKLDSRSVLVRVASCALSGTDVRIYKGVVKTRLPIVLGQEFSGVVVEVGDEVEGVSRGEKVVVEPVLYCGKCVYCRRGLYTLCEQVKVLGVNSDGGLAEYVKVPAYAVHRVPAGLSLEEACLTVPVAVALHAVRRAGVGIGDNVLVFGAGAIGLSALQLARLSGADRVVVVEPVESKRRLAERLGAHETLSPRDMEALGDGAERRLGRFDVVIETSGSVDALRHALMLVGKRGRIVVVGAYGREARLLVDLVVRREVTVTGSWLYPHVFRKALDAIARGIVSVKEYISGRYPLARIEEAFREALKPENIRIIVQP
- a CDS encoding TrmB family transcriptional regulator, producing the protein MEEQLVSELIELGLNRYEARAYIALLRLGEAPASTVAEAARIPLTRVYDVLSSLEEKGLVMVIHQRPKLYKAVEPRLALSNLVGYLEARFREELDRKRRLADALVEKLASVEPYGSSRGALDTVIIRGEAAVRSKAAEILGRASRSVRVAGYRPFLVINCLPAIEHLARRGVRLLVLGELTEKCIEVFERYGIAYRRYPFTYSSMMIVDDEEILIVLNPGREMIALYSTNRDLVRAHVEFFERLWREASTGTGQ